The following are encoded in a window of Prevotella melaninogenica genomic DNA:
- a CDS encoding amidophosphoribosyltransferase, translated as MEKNIHEDCGVAMIRLLKPLEYYQEKYGTWMYALNKLYLMMEKQHNRGQEGAGMASVKLDSEPGNEYMFRERAEGKNAVAEIFANVHKHYKNLSQEQLSDVSFAKTNLPFAGDLYMGHLRYSTTGKSGLSYVHPFLRRNNWKAKNLCMCGNFNMTNIGDVFEILTEQGQCPRIYSDTNILLELMGHRLDREVERNFVDAQKLGLEKRAITNYIEENVQMSNVLKTTMQHFDGGYVICGLTGSGEMLSIRDPWSIRPAFYYKNDEIVVLASERPVLQTTFDLECDDIQELKPGQALIVNKRGECSLQQILEPKQNAACSFERIYFSRGSDRDIYKERETLGRQLTEPVLKAVDYDTEHTVLSYIPNTAEVAFYGLVHGFKEQIDKKKVEQIAALGSKASSEEVYRIIHQDVRSEKVAWKDIKLRTFITEGNSRNDLASHVYDVTYECIKPYEDNLVIIDDSIVRGTTLKESILRILDRLHPKKIVVVSSAPQIRFPDYYGIDMPHPEEFCVFRAVIELIRERGMEDLLCEVYENCKKELAKPKGETISNAVRAVYKPFTVDEINKKIVEMLRPEGMTTPVELVFQSVEGLHNAIPNHPGDWYFTGNYPTPGGMRLVNEAFVSYYEREHLNTGKA; from the coding sequence ATGGAAAAGAACATTCATGAAGACTGCGGTGTGGCAATGATTCGATTGCTGAAGCCGCTTGAGTATTATCAGGAGAAGTATGGCACCTGGATGTATGCACTGAACAAACTCTATCTGATGATGGAGAAACAGCATAATCGTGGTCAAGAGGGAGCTGGTATGGCTTCTGTAAAACTGGATTCTGAGCCAGGTAATGAATATATGTTCCGTGAGCGTGCAGAGGGTAAGAATGCTGTCGCTGAGATTTTTGCCAATGTTCATAAGCATTATAAGAACCTTTCACAGGAGCAGTTGTCTGATGTTTCTTTTGCTAAAACTAATCTCCCCTTTGCGGGAGACCTTTATATGGGCCACCTTCGGTACTCTACTACCGGCAAGAGTGGCCTTTCTTATGTTCATCCTTTCTTGCGTCGCAACAACTGGAAAGCAAAGAATCTCTGTATGTGTGGTAACTTCAATATGACTAATATTGGAGATGTCTTTGAGATTTTGACTGAACAGGGGCAGTGTCCACGTATCTATAGTGACACGAATATTCTCTTAGAATTGATGGGACACAGACTTGACCGTGAGGTTGAACGTAACTTTGTGGATGCACAGAAGTTAGGTTTGGAGAAGCGTGCTATCACCAACTATATTGAAGAGAACGTACAGATGAGTAATGTTCTCAAGACAACAATGCAGCACTTTGATGGTGGATATGTTATCTGTGGATTGACTGGTTCAGGTGAGATGCTCTCTATCCGTGACCCATGGTCGATTCGTCCGGCTTTCTATTATAAGAATGATGAGATTGTCGTTTTGGCAAGTGAGCGTCCTGTTCTGCAGACTACATTCGACCTTGAGTGTGATGATATCCAAGAGTTGAAACCTGGTCAAGCACTGATAGTTAATAAACGTGGTGAATGTTCACTACAGCAAATACTTGAACCTAAGCAGAATGCTGCTTGCTCTTTTGAGCGTATCTATTTCTCACGTGGTTCAGACCGTGATATCTATAAGGAGCGTGAGACATTGGGACGTCAGTTGACAGAGCCTGTATTGAAAGCTGTTGACTATGATACAGAGCATACAGTTCTCTCGTATATCCCTAATACTGCGGAGGTTGCGTTCTATGGTCTTGTTCACGGCTTTAAGGAGCAGATTGACAAGAAGAAGGTTGAGCAGATCGCAGCTTTAGGTTCTAAGGCTTCTTCAGAGGAGGTCTATCGTATTATACATCAAGATGTACGCTCTGAAAAAGTGGCATGGAAGGATATTAAGTTGCGTACCTTTATCACAGAAGGAAACTCGCGTAACGACCTTGCATCTCATGTTTATGACGTAACATACGAGTGTATTAAACCTTATGAGGATAATCTTGTCATTATTGATGACTCTATCGTTCGTGGGACAACATTGAAGGAGAGTATCCTTCGTATTCTCGATCGCTTGCATCCTAAAAAGATTGTTGTCGTATCCAGTGCGCCACAGATTCGATTCCCAGACTACTATGGTATTGATATGCCACATCCAGAAGAGTTCTGTGTCTTCCGTGCAGTAATCGAACTGATACGCGAACGCGGTATGGAAGACTTGCTTTGTGAGGTCTATGAGAATTGTAAGAAAGAATTGGCAAAGCCTAAGGGAGAGACCATTTCAAATGCTGTACGTGCTGTTTATAAGCCTTTTACGGTAGATGAGATTAATAAGAAGATAGTTGAAATGCTGCGTCCAGAAGGTATGACAACACCTGTAGAACTCGTGTTCCAGAGTGTGGAGGGATTACATAATGCAATACCTAATCACCCCGGTGATTGGTATTTCACAGGAAACTATCCAACTCCAGGTGGTATGCGATTGGTCAATGAGGCCTTCGTAAGCTATTACGAGCGTGAACATCTAAATACAGGAAAGGCGTAA
- the carA gene encoding glutamine-hydrolyzing carbamoyl-phosphate synthase small subunit, whose amino-acid sequence MRNVTLVLSDGTKFHGKSFGYDTPVAGEVVFNTAMMGYPESLTDPSYAGQLLTMTFPLVGNYGVPPFTIEESGIPTFMESDKIYASALIVSDYTEEHSHWNAVESLADWLKREHVPGITGIDTRELTKVLREHGVMMGKILFDDEPNNIPEADYEGVNFVDRVSTKEIIRYNEGAGKKVVLVDCGVKANIIRSLITRGVEVIRVPWNYDYTGMDYDGLFLGNGPGDPDMCNDAVEVIRKQMSMSKKPICGICMGNQLLSKAAGAKIYKLKYGHRGHNQPVRMVGTDKCYITSQNHGYAVDASTLDKDWQELFVNMNDGSNEGIRHKENPWFTSQFHPEACSGPVDTYFMFDKFVETLK is encoded by the coding sequence ATGAGGAACGTAACTTTAGTCTTAAGTGACGGAACAAAATTCCATGGAAAGTCGTTTGGATACGATACCCCAGTAGCTGGTGAAGTGGTCTTCAACACAGCTATGATGGGCTATCCAGAGAGCTTGACTGACCCTTCATATGCGGGTCAGCTACTAACAATGACCTTCCCATTGGTAGGTAACTATGGTGTACCACCTTTTACTATTGAGGAAAGTGGTATTCCAACCTTCATGGAGAGTGATAAAATCTATGCCTCAGCCTTGATAGTGTCTGACTATACAGAGGAGCATTCACATTGGAATGCTGTGGAAAGTCTGGCTGACTGGCTGAAGCGTGAACACGTACCAGGTATTACTGGTATTGATACACGTGAGCTGACTAAGGTTCTACGTGAGCACGGTGTGATGATGGGTAAGATTCTCTTTGATGATGAACCTAATAATATCCCAGAGGCTGATTACGAGGGAGTAAACTTTGTTGATCGCGTTTCAACAAAGGAGATTATTCGCTACAACGAGGGTGCTGGTAAGAAGGTTGTCCTTGTTGACTGCGGTGTGAAAGCCAATATTATCCGTTCATTGATTACCAGAGGTGTTGAGGTTATCCGTGTACCTTGGAACTATGATTACACTGGTATGGATTATGATGGTCTTTTCCTCGGTAATGGTCCTGGCGACCCTGATATGTGTAATGATGCTGTTGAGGTTATTCGTAAGCAGATGAGTATGAGTAAGAAGCCTATCTGTGGTATCTGTATGGGTAATCAGTTGCTTTCAAAGGCTGCAGGAGCAAAGATTTATAAGTTGAAGTATGGTCATCGTGGACATAATCAACCTGTTCGTATGGTAGGTACTGATAAGTGTTATATCACCTCACAGAATCATGGTTATGCGGTTGATGCTTCAACATTAGACAAGGATTGGCAGGAACTCTTCGTTAATATGAATGACGGAAGTAATGAGGGTATTCGCCATAAGGAGAATCCTTGGTTTACCTCACAGTTCCACCCAGAGGCTTGCTCTGGTCCGGTTGATACTTACTTTATGTTTGATAAATTTGTAGAAACACTGAAATAA
- the carB gene encoding carbamoyl-phosphate synthase (glutamine-hydrolyzing) large subunit yields the protein MKDESIKKVLILGSGALKIGEAGEFDYSGSQALKALREEGVSTVLINPNIATVQTSEGVADQIYFLPVQPYFVERVIEKERPDGILLSFGGQTALNCGVELDKTGVLKKYNVKVLGTPVKAIMDTEDRELFVERLDEIDVKTIKSEACEDIQQARVAAKNLGYPVIVRAAYALGGLGSGFADNEEELNTLCEKAFSFSPQVLVEKSLKGWKEIEYEVVRDRYDNCITVCNMENFDPLGIHTGESIVIAPSQTLSNSEYHKLRALSIKIVRHIGIVGECNVQYAFDPESEDYRVIEVNARLSRSSALASKATGYPLAFVAAKLGMGYGLFELKNSVTKTTSAFFEPALDYVVCKIPRWDLSKFRGVDRELGSSMKSVGEVMAIGRNFEEAIQKGLRMIGQGMHGFVENKELQIDDLDAALREPTDKRVFLISKAMHKGYTVDQIHELTKIDRWFLNKLKHIIDIDEELKTKNINTLDKELLRTAKVYGFTDFQIARAVGLEEECKKMHEAMRIVRRLRKSFGILPVVKQIDTLAAEYPAQTNYLYVTYAGVASDITFSNDRNSVIVLGSGAYRIGSSVEFDWCGVQALNTIRRQGYRSIMINYNPETVSTDYDMCDRLYFDELTFERVMDIIDAENPHGVIVSTGGQIPNNLAMYLDEENVPILGTSAKDIDNAEDRAKFSSMLTENGINQPEWSALTSMDDIDKFVDRVGFPVLVRPSYVLSGAAMNICSNRDELTRFLQLAANVSEDHPVVVSKFIEHAKEIEMDAVAQDGEILAYAISEHIEFAGVHSGDATIQFPPQKLYVETMRRIKRISRQIAKKLHINGPFNIQFMARDNDILVIECNLRASRSFPFVSKVLKLNFIDLATKIMLGAPVEKPNKNLFDLDYVGIKASQFSFNRLQKADPVLGVDMSSTGEVGCLGDDTSTALLKSMLSVGLRIPKKTVLLSTGGAKQKAEMLDAAKMLKQHGYELYATVGTSKYLAENGIENTCVYMPSDEGQHPQALDLLHEKKIDMVVNMPKDLTPRELTNGYKVRRAAIDLNVPLITNSRLASAFISAFCNVSLDDIDIKAWGEY from the coding sequence ATGAAAGACGAGTCAATAAAGAAAGTCCTGATACTTGGTTCAGGCGCATTGAAGATTGGTGAGGCAGGAGAGTTTGATTACTCTGGTTCACAGGCGTTGAAGGCATTACGCGAGGAGGGTGTTTCTACGGTTTTGATAAACCCAAACATTGCTACCGTACAGACATCTGAGGGTGTAGCAGACCAAATCTACTTCCTTCCAGTTCAACCTTACTTCGTTGAGCGTGTTATTGAGAAGGAACGTCCCGATGGAATTCTCCTGTCTTTTGGTGGCCAGACAGCACTAAACTGTGGTGTTGAGTTGGATAAGACAGGTGTTCTGAAGAAGTATAATGTAAAGGTTTTAGGTACTCCTGTTAAGGCTATCATGGATACTGAAGACCGTGAACTCTTCGTTGAACGACTCGACGAGATTGATGTTAAGACAATCAAGAGTGAGGCTTGTGAGGATATTCAGCAGGCACGAGTGGCTGCAAAGAACCTCGGTTATCCTGTTATTGTACGTGCTGCATACGCATTAGGTGGCCTTGGTAGTGGATTTGCCGATAATGAGGAAGAATTGAATACACTCTGTGAGAAGGCCTTCTCATTCTCTCCTCAGGTATTGGTGGAGAAGAGTTTGAAGGGTTGGAAAGAGATAGAGTACGAGGTTGTTCGTGACCGTTATGACAACTGTATCACAGTTTGTAACATGGAGAACTTCGACCCGCTTGGTATTCACACAGGTGAGTCTATCGTTATTGCACCATCTCAGACCCTTTCTAACAGCGAGTATCATAAGCTTCGTGCACTGTCTATAAAGATAGTACGTCATATTGGTATTGTTGGTGAATGTAATGTTCAGTATGCTTTCGACCCAGAGAGTGAAGACTATCGTGTTATTGAGGTAAATGCTCGTTTGTCTCGTTCTTCAGCTCTTGCCAGCAAGGCAACTGGTTATCCTCTTGCTTTTGTTGCTGCTAAGTTGGGTATGGGTTACGGACTCTTTGAGTTGAAGAACTCTGTTACAAAGACCACTTCTGCTTTCTTCGAACCAGCACTCGACTATGTAGTCTGCAAGATTCCACGTTGGGACCTCAGTAAGTTCCGTGGTGTGGATAGGGAGTTAGGCTCAAGTATGAAGTCTGTTGGTGAGGTAATGGCTATTGGTCGTAACTTCGAGGAAGCCATTCAGAAGGGTCTTCGTATGATAGGACAGGGCATGCACGGCTTTGTTGAGAACAAAGAATTGCAGATAGACGATCTTGATGCAGCGTTGCGTGAACCTACCGACAAGCGTGTGTTCCTTATTTCTAAGGCGATGCACAAGGGCTATACGGTTGACCAGATTCACGAATTAACCAAGATTGACCGTTGGTTCCTTAATAAACTCAAGCATATCATAGATATTGATGAGGAACTGAAGACAAAGAATATCAACACACTTGATAAGGAACTTCTGCGTACTGCAAAGGTTTATGGCTTTACAGACTTCCAAATCGCACGTGCTGTTGGTTTGGAAGAAGAGTGCAAGAAGATGCACGAAGCTATGAGAATCGTTCGTCGTTTACGTAAGAGCTTTGGTATTCTTCCTGTTGTTAAGCAGATAGATACGTTGGCTGCGGAATATCCAGCACAGACCAATTACCTGTACGTTACATACGCAGGAGTGGCTTCTGACATTACATTCTCTAATGATCGTAACTCAGTTATCGTACTTGGTTCAGGTGCTTACCGTATTGGTAGTTCTGTAGAGTTCGACTGGTGTGGTGTTCAGGCACTGAATACTATCCGTCGTCAGGGCTATCGTTCTATCATGATTAACTATAATCCAGAGACAGTGTCAACGGATTATGACATGTGTGATCGCCTCTATTTCGATGAGTTGACCTTCGAACGTGTTATGGATATCATTGATGCAGAGAACCCACATGGTGTGATTGTATCAACAGGTGGTCAGATTCCTAATAACCTTGCTATGTATCTTGATGAGGAGAATGTGCCTATTCTTGGAACATCAGCAAAGGATATTGATAACGCTGAGGACCGTGCTAAGTTCTCGTCAATGCTCACAGAGAATGGTATCAATCAGCCAGAATGGAGTGCATTGACAAGTATGGACGATATTGATAAGTTCGTTGACCGTGTTGGCTTCCCAGTACTTGTACGTCCATCTTACGTACTTTCTGGTGCAGCAATGAATATCTGTTCTAATAGAGATGAGCTTACTCGCTTCCTTCAGTTGGCTGCCAACGTCAGCGAAGACCACCCTGTTGTGGTAAGTAAGTTCATTGAACATGCAAAGGAGATTGAGATGGATGCCGTTGCACAGGATGGTGAGATCTTGGCATATGCTATCTCTGAGCATATTGAGTTTGCTGGTGTTCACTCTGGTGATGCTACAATTCAGTTCCCACCTCAGAAACTTTATGTTGAAACTATGCGCCGTATTAAGCGTATCAGTCGTCAGATAGCGAAGAAGTTGCACATCAACGGACCATTCAACATCCAGTTTATGGCACGTGATAACGATATCCTCGTTATTGAGTGTAATCTCCGTGCGAGCCGTTCATTCCCATTCGTTAGTAAGGTGTTGAAGCTTAACTTCATCGACTTGGCTACTAAGATTATGCTCGGTGCACCTGTTGAGAAGCCTAATAAGAACCTCTTCGACCTTGATTACGTAGGTATTAAGGCATCTCAGTTCTCTTTCAACCGCTTACAGAAGGCCGACCCAGTATTGGGTGTTGATATGAGTTCTACAGGTGAGGTTGGTTGTTTAGGTGATGATACTTCTACAGCTTTGTTAAAGTCTATGCTGTCTGTAGGTCTTAGAATACCAAAGAAGACAGTCTTGTTGTCAACAGGTGGAGCAAAGCAGAAGGCTGAAATGCTTGATGCTGCAAAGATGTTGAAGCAGCATGGTTATGAACTTTATGCAACAGTCGGTACATCAAAGTATCTCGCAGAGAATGGAATTGAGAATACATGTGTGTATATGCCTTCGGATGAAGGACAGCATCCACAGGCACTCGATCTCTTACACGAGAAGAAGATAGACATGGTTGTGAACATGCCAAAGGACCTTACTCCGCGTGAGTTGACCAATGGTTATAAGGTTCGTCGTGCAGCAATCGACCTCAATGTACCATTGATTACAAACAGCCGATTGGCAAGTGCGTTTATCTCAGCCTTCTGCAATGTCAGTTTAGATGATATTGATATCAAGGCTTGGGGAGAATATTAA